The Enterococcus rotai genome includes a window with the following:
- a CDS encoding YlmH family RNA-binding protein has translation MNANVYQHFRKDEHPFIDSVGDWLEQVESQYAPYLSDFLDPRQAYILETLIRQNSELEFQFYGGYEQAERRRCLIFPDYYEPKEEDFEVELLEIVYPAKFSTLSHGKVLGTLVNTGIKREYFGDIISDGERWQVFVAKEVANFVITQVEKIGKISVRLEKRNYTEIIFPKDDWSHERTTISSLRLDNLISSVYNISRQRSKQLIESGKVKVNWTENIRPDFLVDLLDIVSIRGFGRIQIQELEGKTKKDKFRLLLGVLRK, from the coding sequence GTGAACGCAAATGTGTACCAACATTTTCGAAAAGATGAGCATCCTTTTATTGATTCTGTTGGTGATTGGTTGGAACAGGTTGAAAGTCAGTATGCTCCTTATTTATCTGACTTTTTAGATCCTAGGCAAGCTTATATTTTAGAAACATTGATACGACAAAATAGTGAGCTTGAGTTCCAATTTTACGGTGGATATGAACAAGCTGAGCGGAGACGCTGTCTGATTTTTCCAGATTACTATGAACCAAAAGAAGAGGATTTTGAAGTAGAATTACTTGAAATCGTTTATCCTGCAAAATTTTCTACCTTATCTCATGGTAAAGTACTAGGAACCCTAGTTAATACAGGGATCAAGCGTGAATATTTTGGTGATATTATTTCTGATGGTGAGAGATGGCAAGTATTTGTTGCGAAAGAAGTAGCAAATTTTGTTATAACTCAGGTAGAGAAAATCGGGAAAATTTCAGTAAGACTAGAAAAAAGAAACTATACAGAGATCATTTTTCCAAAAGATGATTGGTCACACGAGCGAACTACAATAAGTTCACTACGTCTGGATAATTTAATCTCTAGCGTATATAATATATCTAGACAGAGATCAAAACAGTTGATCGAATCTGGAAAAGTTAAAGTGAATTGGACAGAGAATATCAGACCAGATTTTTTAGTAGACTTACTAGATATTGTGTCGATTAGAGGTTTTGGCCGAATTCAAATCCAAGAGTTAGAGGGGAAGACGAAAAAGGACAAGTTTCGTTTGTTATTGGGAGTTCTACGAAAATAA
- a CDS encoding DivIVA domain-containing protein yields MALTPLDIQNKNFSTKMRGYNQDDVDDFLDQVTKDYEDSLQKTRELEKSLKHAEEKLQYFNELKDALNQSIIVAQDTADKVKTSANKESEVIVTSAENTANEMISSAEKRSSNLITSAEEKAKEILTDATDRARQLAAETDDLKKKTRVFHQRLSLMLEAQLEQVKSEEWNELLKPFSSYVSDSHTVIKEVLAGELDNRDDVVVETTLTEEEPTTIDEPTLEKVAMDPKAMLDLLNKDPK; encoded by the coding sequence ATGGCATTAACTCCATTAGATATTCAAAATAAGAATTTCTCTACGAAAATGAGAGGTTACAATCAAGACGACGTTGATGATTTTTTAGATCAAGTAACAAAGGATTATGAAGATTCACTTCAAAAAACACGTGAGCTTGAAAAATCATTAAAACATGCTGAAGAAAAATTGCAATATTTCAATGAATTGAAAGATGCATTGAATCAATCAATTATTGTGGCTCAAGATACTGCAGACAAAGTGAAAACAAGTGCGAACAAAGAATCAGAGGTAATCGTAACTTCTGCTGAAAATACAGCAAATGAAATGATTTCTTCTGCTGAAAAACGTTCAAGTAATCTAATTACTTCTGCCGAAGAAAAAGCCAAAGAAATTCTAACAGATGCAACGGACCGTGCTCGTCAATTAGCAGCTGAAACAGATGATCTGAAGAAGAAAACACGTGTCTTCCATCAACGTTTAAGCTTAATGTTAGAAGCGCAATTAGAGCAAGTGAAGAGTGAAGAATGGAATGAATTATTAAAACCATTCTCAAGTTATGTAAGTGACTCACATACTGTTATCAAAGAAGTCTTAGCAGGTGAACTTGATAATAGAGATGATGTAGTTGTTGAGACAACACTAACTGAAGAAGAACCAACTACAATAGATGAACCAACATTAGAAAAAGTAGCAATGGATCCAAAAGCAATGTTAGATCTTTTAAATAAAGATCCTAAATAA
- the ileS gene encoding isoleucine--tRNA ligase, translating into MKMKETLQLGKTAFPMRGNLPNREVEWQKDWEEQKIYEKRQKLNEGKPTFVLHDGPPYANGNIHLGHSLNKISKDIIIRSKSMSGFRSPYVPGWDTHGLPIEQVLTNKGIKRKEMTLAEYREKCEEYARSQVDTQRADFKRLGVAGDWENPYVTLDPSYEAAEIRVFGKMAEKGYIYKGLKPIYWSPSSESSLAEAEIEYKDVKSPSIYVAFKVVDGKGLLDTDTSLIIWTTTPWTLPANLGISVNPTYQYVVVKAYGKKYVVAKDLLETVKEAIGWDEVEILETISGKDMDYMTAQHPFYDRTSLVMLGDHVTLDAGTGLVHTAPGHGEDDYIVGKKYNLDVLSPVDNRGVFTDEAPGFEGIFYDKANPMITALLDEKDALLKLDFFTHSYPHDWRTKKPVIYRATPQWFASIDKFRQNILDEVEKVDWILPWGKTRLYNMIRDRGDWVISRQRAWGVPLPIFYAENGEAIITPETIDHVANLFAEHGSNVWFKREAKELLPEGFTHTGSPNGEFTKENDIMDVWFDSGSSHEAVLRERPELTFPADMYLEGSDQYRGWFNSSITTSVAINGVAPYKAVLSQGFTLDGEGRKMSKSLGNTILPDKVIKQMGADILRLWVSSVDYEADVRVSMDILNQVSEVYRKIRNTMRFLLANTSDFEPKEHTVAYEELRSVDKYMVVRLNQVIQEIREKGYEKYNFMQIYRSVMNFLTVDLSSFYLDFAKDVVYIEAEDNYQRRCMQTVFYQTAVALTKLLTPIIPHTSEEIWSFLKEEEDYVQLAEFPGYKEFANQQELLDTWAAFMDFRDNVLKALEEARNSKLIGKSLEAKVTVYPNEQIHELLTAVDADVAQLLIVSGFEVAAKTAEVPENVEKFDDMSILVEKAAGETCDRCRAVRTDVGEDEKLPHLCARCAAIVEENYPEAVAEGFED; encoded by the coding sequence ATGAAAATGAAAGAAACATTACAGTTGGGGAAAACAGCTTTTCCAATGCGTGGGAATCTGCCAAACCGCGAAGTAGAGTGGCAAAAAGATTGGGAAGAACAAAAAATCTATGAAAAACGTCAAAAATTAAACGAAGGCAAACCAACATTTGTCCTTCATGATGGACCTCCGTATGCAAATGGAAATATCCATTTGGGTCATTCATTAAACAAAATCAGTAAAGATATCATTATCCGTTCAAAATCTATGTCTGGGTTCCGCTCACCATATGTTCCAGGTTGGGATACACATGGATTGCCGATCGAACAAGTACTGACAAATAAAGGGATCAAAAGAAAAGAAATGACATTAGCGGAGTACCGTGAAAAATGTGAAGAATATGCACGTTCGCAAGTAGACACACAACGTGCTGATTTCAAACGCTTAGGTGTTGCTGGAGATTGGGAAAATCCTTATGTTACATTGGACCCATCATACGAAGCAGCTGAGATTCGCGTATTTGGAAAAATGGCTGAAAAAGGTTATATCTACAAAGGATTAAAACCCATTTATTGGTCTCCATCAAGTGAATCATCTTTGGCAGAAGCTGAAATTGAATATAAAGATGTGAAATCACCATCTATTTATGTGGCATTTAAAGTAGTTGATGGAAAAGGTCTTTTAGATACAGATACTTCATTGATCATCTGGACAACAACACCTTGGACATTGCCTGCCAACCTAGGTATTTCAGTAAATCCAACTTATCAATATGTAGTAGTGAAAGCATACGGTAAAAAGTATGTAGTGGCAAAAGACCTTTTAGAAACAGTGAAAGAAGCAATTGGCTGGGATGAAGTTGAGATTTTAGAAACAATTTCTGGTAAAGATATGGACTATATGACAGCACAACATCCATTCTATGATCGCACATCTCTAGTGATGTTAGGTGATCACGTAACATTAGATGCTGGTACTGGACTAGTTCATACGGCTCCTGGACATGGTGAAGATGACTATATCGTGGGTAAAAAATATAATCTAGATGTTCTTTCACCTGTGGATAATCGTGGTGTGTTTACAGACGAAGCGCCAGGTTTTGAAGGGATTTTCTATGATAAAGCAAATCCAATGATCACGGCACTACTTGATGAAAAAGATGCGTTGTTAAAATTAGATTTCTTTACCCATAGTTATCCACATGACTGGCGTACAAAGAAACCAGTGATTTATCGTGCTACACCACAATGGTTTGCTTCAATCGATAAGTTCCGTCAAAACATCTTAGATGAAGTTGAAAAAGTCGATTGGATCCTACCTTGGGGAAAAACGCGCTTATACAACATGATTCGTGATCGTGGCGATTGGGTTATCTCTCGTCAACGTGCGTGGGGCGTACCATTACCGATTTTCTATGCTGAAAATGGCGAAGCAATCATTACGCCGGAAACAATTGATCATGTAGCGAATCTTTTTGCTGAACATGGATCAAATGTTTGGTTTAAGCGTGAAGCTAAAGAGTTATTGCCGGAAGGTTTCACACACACAGGTTCTCCAAATGGTGAATTTACGAAAGAAAATGACATCATGGATGTTTGGTTTGATTCTGGTTCTTCACATGAGGCTGTCTTGCGTGAGCGTCCAGAACTAACTTTCCCAGCTGATATGTACCTAGAAGGCTCTGATCAATACCGTGGTTGGTTTAATTCAAGTATTACAACAAGTGTAGCGATCAATGGAGTAGCGCCTTATAAAGCTGTATTATCCCAAGGATTTACCTTGGACGGTGAAGGTCGCAAAATGAGTAAATCATTGGGGAATACGATTTTACCAGATAAAGTAATCAAACAAATGGGTGCAGATATTCTACGCCTGTGGGTAAGTAGTGTGGATTATGAAGCGGATGTGCGTGTTTCGATGGACATCTTGAACCAAGTCTCAGAAGTTTACCGTAAAATCCGTAATACAATGCGTTTCTTATTAGCAAACACAAGTGATTTTGAGCCTAAAGAACACACTGTTGCTTATGAAGAATTACGTTCTGTGGATAAATATATGGTTGTCCGTTTAAATCAAGTGATTCAAGAAATTCGTGAAAAAGGCTATGAAAAATATAATTTCATGCAAATTTATCGTTCAGTAATGAACTTTTTAACGGTTGATCTATCGTCATTCTATTTAGATTTTGCCAAAGATGTTGTTTACATTGAAGCCGAAGATAATTATCAACGTCGTTGCATGCAGACCGTGTTCTATCAAACGGCTGTTGCTCTAACAAAGCTTTTAACGCCAATTATCCCGCATACTTCTGAGGAAATCTGGAGCTTCTTGAAAGAAGAAGAAGACTACGTTCAATTGGCTGAATTCCCTGGATATAAGGAGTTTGCCAATCAGCAAGAGTTATTAGATACTTGGGCTGCGTTTATGGACTTTAGAGATAATGTTTTAAAAGCGTTAGAAGAAGCACGTAATTCTAAATTGATCGGTAAATCATTAGAAGCGAAAGTGACGGTTTATCCTAATGAACAAATCCATGAGTTATTAACAGCTGTTGATGCAGATGTTGCTCAATTATTGATTGTTTCTGGTTTTGAGGTTGCGGCTAAAACGGCAGAAGTTCCTGAAAATGTGGAAAAATTCGATGATATGTCGATTCTTGTGGAAAAAGCAGCGGGTGAAACCTGTGACCGTTGTCGTGCTGTACGCACAGATGTTGGTGAAGATGAAAAATTACCACATTTATGTGCGCGTTGCGCTGCAATTGTTGAAGAAAATTATCCAGAAGCTGTGGCAGAAGGATTTGAAGACTAA
- the zwf gene encoding glucose-6-phosphate dehydrogenase encodes MNEKIALFTIFGGTGDLAKRKLYPSLFRLYRKGNLAEHFAVIGTARREWSDDYYREIVRETIKDLNPTKEEADAFSSHFYYQAHNVNDSEHYDTLKKLSDTLNDKYDLGGNHIYYLAMAPQFFGTIVQHLKSQKILTDNGFDRLVIEKPFGADYASAYQLNEEIRAVFPEKDIFRIDHYLGKEMIQNISAIRFANNIFESQWNNRYIDNVQITFAESLGVEDRGGYYDHSGALKDMVQNHILQVVALLAMEPPVAFSEAEIRAEKVKALQAIRLYSEKEALENFVRGQYGEGKLDDQQFVGYREEPNVDEHSQIETFVAGKFLIDNFRWSGVPFYIRTGKRLTEKGTRINIVFKQVPVNVFKDDIDKCGEKTDLPPNVLTIYIQPTEGFSMTLNGKEIGQGFTTTPVKLDYRHSAETTGNSPEAYEKLLLDSLNGDGTNFSHWDEVAQSWRIVDIIRQAWDKTSVDFPNYAAGSMGPDASFDLLEKDGFTWDWQPDIWYRERGK; translated from the coding sequence ATGAATGAAAAAATAGCTCTATTTACTATATTTGGCGGCACTGGTGATTTAGCCAAAAGAAAATTATATCCTTCTTTATTCCGGTTATATCGTAAAGGCAATTTGGCTGAACATTTTGCTGTGATCGGCACAGCAAGAAGAGAATGGTCTGATGATTACTACCGCGAAATCGTTCGTGAAACAATCAAAGACTTAAATCCGACAAAAGAAGAAGCTGATGCCTTTTCAAGTCACTTCTATTATCAAGCACACAATGTCAATGACTCTGAGCACTACGATACGTTAAAAAAATTATCCGATACTTTAAATGACAAATACGATTTAGGCGGTAATCACATTTACTACTTAGCTATGGCCCCACAATTTTTTGGAACGATCGTTCAACATTTAAAATCACAAAAAATCCTAACAGACAACGGTTTTGATCGTTTAGTTATCGAAAAACCGTTTGGTGCTGATTATGCTTCTGCTTACCAACTAAATGAAGAAATTCGTGCTGTTTTCCCAGAAAAAGATATCTTTAGAATCGATCATTACTTAGGTAAAGAAATGATTCAAAATATCTCTGCGATTCGTTTTGCCAATAACATTTTCGAATCACAATGGAATAATCGCTATATCGATAATGTTCAAATCACTTTTGCAGAAAGTCTTGGTGTTGAAGATCGTGGTGGCTATTATGATCACAGTGGTGCCTTAAAAGATATGGTTCAAAACCACATTTTACAAGTTGTTGCATTATTAGCAATGGAACCACCTGTCGCTTTCTCAGAAGCAGAAATCCGCGCAGAAAAGGTCAAAGCCTTACAAGCAATCCGCTTGTATTCAGAAAAAGAAGCTTTGGAGAATTTTGTTCGTGGTCAATATGGTGAAGGAAAATTAGATGATCAGCAATTTGTTGGTTATCGTGAAGAACCAAATGTTGATGAACACTCACAAATAGAAACATTCGTTGCAGGTAAATTCTTGATCGATAACTTCCGCTGGTCAGGCGTTCCTTTCTACATCCGTACTGGGAAACGTCTAACTGAAAAAGGAACACGAATCAATATTGTCTTCAAACAAGTACCAGTCAATGTTTTTAAAGACGACATCGACAAATGTGGTGAAAAAACAGATTTGCCACCAAATGTCTTAACGATCTATATTCAACCAACAGAAGGATTTTCTATGACATTAAATGGAAAAGAGATTGGTCAAGGCTTCACGACGACACCAGTCAAATTAGATTATCGTCATAGTGCAGAAACAACAGGGAACAGTCCAGAAGCCTATGAAAAATTATTATTGGACAGTTTAAATGGTGATGGAACCAACTTCTCTCATTGGGATGAAGTTGCTCAATCTTGGCGCATCGTTGATATCATTCGTCAAGCTTGGGATAAAACCTCCGTTGATTTCCCTAATTATGCGGCAGGCTCTATGGGTCCTGATGCTTCGTTTGATTTGCTAGAAAAAGATGGATTTACCTGGGATTGGCAACCAGATATCTGGTACCGTGAACGTGGAAAATT
- a CDS encoding metal-dependent transcriptional regulator: MTPNREDYLKLIFELGGDENKINNKQIVAGLDVSAASVSEMISKLVKEKLVEHSPYQGVQLTESGLKKASTLIRKHRLWEVFLVEHLNYSWNEVHDEAEVLEHVTSQTLANRLSAYLDQPKFCPHGGVIPGDDQPVHEEKRQTLIDYPVGTTIRIARVLDEKDLLDYLVSIDLQIHEEYTINDIAAYEGPISISNETKKLAISYKAASTIFVDKL; the protein is encoded by the coding sequence ATGACCCCAAATCGCGAAGACTACCTAAAACTGATTTTTGAATTAGGTGGCGATGAAAATAAAATCAACAATAAACAAATCGTCGCGGGCTTAGATGTTTCAGCAGCTTCTGTCAGCGAAATGATTTCAAAATTAGTAAAAGAAAAATTGGTCGAACATTCACCCTATCAAGGTGTTCAATTAACCGAGTCAGGTTTGAAAAAAGCAAGTACACTGATTCGTAAGCATCGCTTATGGGAAGTATTTTTAGTTGAACATTTAAACTACTCATGGAATGAAGTTCATGATGAGGCGGAAGTCTTGGAACATGTTACCTCTCAAACGTTAGCAAATCGTTTATCTGCTTATTTGGATCAACCCAAATTTTGTCCTCATGGCGGTGTCATCCCCGGAGATGATCAGCCAGTCCACGAAGAAAAACGTCAAACGTTAATCGACTATCCTGTTGGAACTACGATTCGTATTGCTCGCGTTTTAGATGAAAAAGATTTATTGGATTATCTTGTTTCGATTGATCTGCAAATTCATGAAGAATACACGATCAATGATATTGCAGCTTACGAAGGTCCAATCAGTATAAGTAACGAAACAAAGAAGTTAGCGATTAGTTATAAAGCAGCAAGCACTATTTTTGTGGATAAATTATAA